One Idiomarina loihiensis L2TR genomic window carries:
- a CDS encoding sodium-dependent transporter, with the protein MTTNNQAISSRWSSRLSFILASSAAAVGLGNIWKFPYVMGENGGGAFVLVYLLCILAIGIPIMMAEVIIGRRGRHSPGYAAKSVALESGKHPAWQVAGWLGMLTGYLVLSFYAVIAGWALAYVFKAAQGVFTKASAEDIGKTFDALQASPGELMIWHSLVVIATILVVGNGVKNGLERSVRFLLPCMIVLLVCIAVYSGSIGDFSSAVSFMFEPDFSKLTVNGVMVALGHSFFTLGLASGVVIMYGAYLPRETSIVQTSVWIAVIDTFVALLAGLAIFPLVFGYGLTPSEGPGLIFTTLPLAFSEMPAGGFVGTVFFIMLVIAAFTSAIAMIESSVAFVSEKFSLSRWPATLVSGGVLWLLGQLTIHSFAGSGWAQLDSEWLGKPIESLFDIIDVLTSSLLLPLGGLLLALLAGWVMRSEFTKDELDTKKGIFDVWLLCVKYISPVAIIIIFLQLIGFIKL; encoded by the coding sequence ATGACAACAAATAATCAGGCGATATCAAGCCGATGGTCAAGTCGGTTAAGTTTTATACTGGCCTCTTCAGCAGCAGCTGTTGGTTTAGGCAATATTTGGAAGTTTCCCTACGTGATGGGCGAGAACGGAGGCGGTGCCTTTGTTCTGGTGTACCTGCTTTGTATTTTAGCCATTGGCATTCCAATTATGATGGCCGAGGTGATTATTGGTCGCCGTGGCCGACACTCACCAGGCTATGCAGCCAAATCGGTCGCATTAGAGTCGGGTAAGCATCCCGCATGGCAAGTTGCAGGTTGGCTGGGAATGTTGACCGGTTATCTGGTGTTAAGTTTCTATGCGGTTATAGCCGGCTGGGCGCTGGCTTATGTCTTTAAAGCCGCGCAAGGAGTGTTTACCAAAGCTTCTGCCGAGGACATAGGTAAAACTTTTGACGCACTGCAGGCGTCGCCCGGAGAATTGATGATCTGGCACAGCTTGGTTGTTATCGCTACCATTCTAGTGGTTGGCAACGGGGTTAAAAATGGTCTGGAAAGGTCAGTACGCTTCTTACTTCCCTGCATGATTGTGTTGCTGGTTTGCATTGCTGTTTATTCTGGCAGCATCGGTGATTTTTCCTCGGCTGTTAGCTTTATGTTTGAACCTGATTTCAGCAAGTTGACAGTTAACGGCGTAATGGTCGCGCTAGGCCACTCTTTTTTCACTTTGGGGCTAGCTTCTGGCGTTGTGATTATGTACGGCGCTTACTTACCGCGAGAAACCTCTATAGTACAAACCAGTGTATGGATTGCTGTTATTGATACCTTTGTCGCGCTGTTAGCGGGGCTGGCAATATTTCCTCTGGTGTTCGGTTATGGTTTAACGCCAAGTGAAGGCCCGGGTCTTATCTTTACTACCTTGCCTTTAGCTTTCAGTGAAATGCCTGCCGGAGGCTTTGTTGGAACCGTATTCTTCATTATGCTGGTTATTGCGGCGTTTACTTCCGCTATCGCCATGATTGAATCATCGGTTGCCTTTGTTTCAGAAAAATTTTCCTTAAGCCGTTGGCCGGCAACCTTAGTTTCTGGCGGAGTGCTATGGCTTCTGGGACAGTTGACTATCCATTCGTTTGCCGGCTCCGGCTGGGCTCAGTTAGACTCCGAGTGGTTAGGTAAGCCAATTGAATCACTCTTTGATATTATTGACGTTTTAACGTCGAGCTTACTGCTCCCGCTAGGCGGCCTTCTGCTCGCGCTATTAGCGGGCTGGGTAATGCGTTCGGAGTTCACGAAAGACGAACTGGATACAAAAAAGGGCATTTTCGATGTCTGGCTACTGTGCGTTAAATATATTTCTCCAGTCGCTATCATTATTATTTTTTTACAGCTGATCGGCTTTATAAAACTTTAG
- a CDS encoding GAF domain-containing protein: MSSQLYSDLLAQSRALTEGEPDLIANLANISALLYEHIEDINWLGFYLTRSDNELVLGPFQGRVACVRIPFGKGVCGVAAETQTCQRVEDVHQFAGHIACDSASNSEVVAPIVVNGKTVAVLDVDSPSVGRFSEEDAKAIQAIADYCQTLNWQGLQS; this comes from the coding sequence ATGAGCTCTCAGCTGTATTCTGACTTATTAGCCCAAAGCCGGGCCTTAACAGAAGGTGAGCCCGATTTAATTGCAAATCTTGCGAATATCTCTGCGCTACTCTATGAGCACATTGAAGACATTAACTGGCTAGGTTTCTACCTTACCCGTTCCGATAACGAGTTGGTGTTAGGTCCTTTTCAGGGCCGCGTCGCTTGTGTTCGTATTCCTTTTGGCAAGGGCGTTTGCGGCGTTGCTGCAGAAACCCAAACCTGCCAGAGAGTTGAAGATGTTCACCAATTTGCCGGGCATATAGCTTGTGACTCAGCATCAAACAGTGAAGTTGTTGCACCTATAGTCGTTAATGGTAAAACCGTTGCGGTACTGGATGTCGATAGCCCGTCGGTGGGGCGCTTTAGTGAAGAAGACGCAAAAGCCATTCAGGCTATTGCTGACTACTGCCAAACTCTGAATTGGCAAGGGTTGCAGTCATAA
- a CDS encoding YeaC family protein, translated as MQFDDLIKSMNQDIYERLVQAVETGKWPDGNRLTDEQRENSIQLVMAYQARYASTEEAFTIGANGEIITKTKRQLKEEFKTDSGEQIARFKLDQQEGEL; from the coding sequence ATGCAATTCGACGATTTAATTAAAAGTATGAATCAGGACATTTACGAGCGTCTGGTTCAGGCGGTTGAAACCGGTAAATGGCCAGATGGTAATCGTTTAACTGATGAGCAACGTGAAAACTCCATTCAATTGGTTATGGCTTATCAGGCTAGATATGCCAGCACAGAGGAAGCTTTTACTATTGGTGCTAACGGCGAAATAATTACGAAAACCAAACGGCAATTAAAAGAGGAGTTCAAAACTGACTCTGGCGAACAAATTGCTCGTTTCAAACTCGACCAACAAGAAGGCGAATTATGA
- a CDS encoding M14 family metallopeptidase: MHITANFDSGNIQVISSDNADNIRLAIKKDHQSDFYQWFHFKLFAEAGEEHVMTIENASDSAYPDGWKEYQALASYDRETWFRVPTEYNGKELTIRHTPEQESVYYAYFIPYSYERHQDLIQSAQQSIDCYHELLGETIDGRELNLLVIGEPAEHKNTIWVTARQHPGESMAEWFMEGLITRLLDDEDGVARKLLDENVFYVVPNMNPDGSVRGHLRTNAVGTNLNREWAEPSLEKSPEVFYVLKRMQETGVDMFLDVHGDEALPYNFVAGCEGIPSYDERHKDLEDTFKSAFLAATPEFQTKYGYELDEPGKANMTVANSAVGERFKCLSYTLEMPFKDNADLPDEDFGWSVARCQRLGEDVLTAILAVSPKLR; the protein is encoded by the coding sequence ATGCATATCACTGCAAACTTTGACAGTGGCAATATTCAAGTTATCAGCTCAGACAATGCCGATAACATTCGTTTAGCTATCAAAAAAGATCATCAATCTGATTTTTACCAATGGTTCCATTTTAAGCTGTTTGCTGAAGCCGGCGAAGAGCACGTGATGACCATTGAAAACGCTTCTGACTCTGCGTATCCGGATGGTTGGAAAGAATACCAGGCACTCGCCTCATATGATCGTGAAACCTGGTTCCGGGTTCCGACCGAGTACAATGGCAAAGAGCTGACTATTCGTCATACACCAGAGCAAGAAAGCGTCTATTATGCGTATTTCATTCCTTATTCTTACGAGCGTCATCAAGACCTGATTCAATCAGCTCAACAGTCAATTGATTGTTATCACGAGCTATTAGGAGAAACGATAGACGGCCGCGAATTAAACTTATTGGTTATAGGTGAACCCGCTGAGCACAAAAATACCATTTGGGTAACTGCACGCCAGCATCCTGGTGAGTCAATGGCTGAGTGGTTTATGGAAGGCTTAATTACACGTTTACTAGACGACGAAGATGGCGTGGCCCGTAAGTTGTTAGACGAGAACGTTTTCTACGTCGTACCAAACATGAACCCAGATGGTAGCGTTCGTGGGCATCTTAGGACTAACGCTGTTGGTACTAACCTGAACCGCGAATGGGCGGAGCCAAGCCTGGAAAAAAGCCCGGAAGTTTTTTATGTGCTAAAACGCATGCAGGAAACCGGTGTTGACATGTTTCTTGATGTGCACGGTGATGAAGCTTTGCCTTATAACTTTGTCGCAGGCTGTGAAGGTATTCCTTCATATGACGAGCGCCATAAAGACTTAGAAGACACTTTCAAGTCAGCCTTTTTAGCCGCAACTCCAGAGTTCCAGACGAAGTATGGTTATGAGCTGGATGAGCCGGGTAAAGCGAATATGACAGTCGCAAACTCTGCGGTGGGTGAGCGCTTCAAGTGTTTATCTTATACCTTGGAAATGCCGTTTAAAGACAATGCAGACTTACCTGACGAAGATTTCGGCTGGTCAGTAGCCCGTTGTCAGCGTTTAGGAGAAGATGTTTTAACCGCAATATTGGCAGTCTCACCAAAATTGCGTTAA
- a CDS encoding Zn-ribbon protein has translation MALTQCPSCNKRISSKVKECPHCQFVLAGQSKDDIEREAIRIKQEKSDKLVSRSMLALLISIAAFTYLFLQQPMPKTWQYSVAVGLMVGGLVWFIINRVQLVFLKKKKR, from the coding sequence ATGGCGTTAACACAATGTCCTTCGTGTAATAAGCGAATTTCAAGCAAAGTAAAAGAGTGCCCGCATTGCCAGTTTGTTCTGGCTGGTCAGTCTAAAGATGATATAGAGCGTGAAGCCATACGGATAAAGCAGGAAAAATCCGATAAGCTGGTTTCCCGTTCAATGCTCGCCTTACTGATATCGATAGCCGCTTTTACTTATTTATTCCTTCAGCAACCCATGCCAAAAACTTGGCAATACAGCGTTGCCGTTGGCTTAATGGTCGGGGGATTAGTTTGGTTTATAATCAACCGCGTGCAGCTTGTCTTTTTAAAAAAGAAAAAGCGGTAA
- the prc gene encoding carboxy terminal-processing peptidase, which translates to MKHWAVKKCALALMCVVPVAVAIPPEHKISELPELEQEAQHDTASERIASYFTRYHFSSLTLDNELSEQIHERYFDLLDYSKMFLLKEDIEAAQEYRHLFDDMLKRGELDVAYDIYQKSLERRFQRYEYALSILDEDKPMDFSVEGDKYYYDREDADWAESKEELDELWQNRVKYDALNLKLAGKEWPEIVETLGKRYNSALNRLTKSKSEDVFQTVMNAFARSVEPHTSYLSPSNSERFQQNMNLELEGIGAVLQSEYDYTIIRSLVPGGPADKTDELSPEDKIIAVGQGSGEDEEEFVDIIGMRLDDVVELIKGPKGTTVRLQVLKASQGAGGTPSEVEIVRDKVKLEDRAAKAEVKEFEEGPYKGRRLGVIEIPGFYNNLTADVKKLIEDLESQKVEGLVIDLRGNGGGALTEAIGLSGLFIDKGPVVQVSDGRGRVDVSEDKDGKTYYDGPLFVMVDRYSASASEIFAAAMQDYERALIIGENTFGKGTVQQHRGLARRFDFYDKPLGSVQYTIAKFYRIDGGSTQLRGVQPDVVFPSFVEASDWGESKEDNALPWDKIDKASYSPVGEINSAEVKDLQQQLNQRIEDDPEFSYIFEEIERYREEKDKTWVSLVLTEREKKQEQQKAKQLERVNERLKRAGKEPIENVEDAPDEFTEVDPFLDQAALVAFDFIDKNQLASN; encoded by the coding sequence ATGAAACACTGGGCTGTAAAGAAATGTGCATTGGCACTGATGTGTGTTGTTCCTGTTGCGGTTGCCATACCGCCAGAGCACAAGATCAGTGAATTACCAGAGTTAGAGCAGGAAGCTCAGCATGATACAGCCAGTGAGCGTATTGCGTCCTATTTTACCCGTTATCATTTCAGTAGTTTGACGCTGGATAACGAGTTATCTGAGCAAATTCATGAGCGCTACTTTGACTTGCTGGATTACAGCAAAATGTTTCTTCTGAAAGAGGATATAGAAGCCGCCCAGGAGTATCGTCATTTGTTTGATGACATGCTGAAACGGGGGGAGCTTGATGTTGCTTACGACATTTATCAGAAAAGTCTTGAGCGACGTTTTCAGCGTTACGAGTATGCGCTTTCTATATTGGATGAAGACAAGCCCATGGATTTTTCGGTTGAGGGTGACAAGTACTACTACGATCGTGAAGATGCTGATTGGGCGGAGTCCAAAGAAGAGTTGGACGAGCTTTGGCAAAACCGTGTTAAATACGATGCGCTTAATTTGAAACTGGCCGGTAAAGAGTGGCCAGAGATAGTTGAGACACTCGGCAAGCGTTATAACAGTGCATTAAATCGACTGACAAAATCGAAAAGCGAAGATGTTTTTCAAACCGTTATGAACGCGTTTGCCCGTTCAGTTGAGCCGCATACAAGTTACCTATCGCCTTCCAACTCAGAGCGATTTCAGCAAAATATGAATCTCGAACTGGAAGGAATTGGCGCAGTACTTCAGTCAGAATACGATTACACAATAATTCGCAGTTTAGTCCCAGGCGGTCCTGCGGATAAAACCGATGAGCTTTCTCCAGAAGATAAGATCATAGCTGTAGGCCAAGGCTCCGGCGAGGATGAAGAGGAGTTTGTTGACATCATTGGCATGCGTCTGGACGATGTCGTTGAGTTAATTAAAGGACCCAAAGGAACAACCGTCCGTTTGCAGGTTTTAAAAGCCAGCCAAGGTGCCGGCGGCACTCCAAGTGAAGTTGAAATTGTCCGCGACAAGGTCAAACTGGAGGATCGTGCAGCAAAAGCCGAAGTCAAAGAGTTCGAAGAGGGGCCTTATAAAGGGCGTCGTCTTGGTGTTATCGAAATTCCTGGGTTCTACAATAACCTAACAGCTGATGTCAAAAAGCTGATTGAGGATTTAGAAAGCCAGAAAGTAGAAGGCTTAGTGATTGATTTGCGCGGTAATGGTGGCGGTGCTTTAACCGAAGCTATTGGTTTGAGCGGACTATTTATTGATAAAGGCCCAGTAGTTCAGGTGAGTGACGGGCGCGGGCGTGTCGATGTCAGTGAAGACAAAGACGGTAAAACCTACTATGACGGGCCATTGTTCGTTATGGTTGACCGTTACAGTGCTTCAGCGTCTGAAATTTTTGCCGCGGCCATGCAGGATTATGAACGTGCCTTAATAATAGGTGAAAATACCTTTGGGAAAGGTACTGTGCAACAACATCGAGGACTTGCCCGGCGCTTCGATTTCTACGATAAGCCACTAGGCAGCGTTCAATATACCATTGCGAAATTCTACCGCATAGATGGTGGCAGTACACAGTTAAGAGGTGTTCAGCCAGACGTTGTTTTCCCTTCGTTTGTTGAAGCTTCAGACTGGGGTGAAAGCAAAGAAGACAACGCGTTACCCTGGGATAAAATAGATAAGGCGAGTTATAGTCCCGTTGGTGAAATTAACAGTGCTGAAGTAAAAGATTTGCAACAGCAGTTAAATCAGAGAATTGAAGATGACCCAGAATTTTCTTACATATTTGAAGAAATAGAACGTTATAGAGAAGAGAAAGATAAAACATGGGTCAGCTTGGTGTTAACTGAGCGTGAAAAGAAACAAGAGCAGCAAAAAGCTAAGCAACTTGAGCGAGTTAACGAACGCCTGAAACGTGCGGGAAAAGAGCCAATCGAGAACGTTGAAGACGCTCCCGATGAATTTACCGAGGTAGATCCCTTCCTCGATCAAGCCGCTTTGGTTGCATTTGATTTCATTGATAAAAATCAACTTGCCTCGAATTAA
- a CDS encoding alanine/glycine:cation symporter family protein, which yields MEALNNFLLWIDGFLGSAAYFPFLLLGVGLFFSLYLGFPQVRYFRHAWRVLAGKFDKKDSQGDTSHFQALSTALSGTVGTGNIGGVALAIFLGGPAAIFWMWMTAFLGMTTKFVEVTLSHKYRVKTEDGTMAGGPMYYMDRRLNMKWLAVIFAIATIVSSFGTGNMPQINNIAQSMEQTFSIDPVWTGAILSILLAMVIIGGIKRIAAVTSKIVPIMGIVYVIGSLSVIFFNIDNIGSSFVSIFTDAFTGSAAAGGFLGASFAYAFNRGVNRGLFSNEAGQGSAPIAHASAKAKDPVAEGLVSILEPFLDTILICTLTGLVILSSGVWTEKFENNFARSDLDFVVGEYNDVDKEDRQELYRYLNDYDDTEIKRYSGTLNVVDGKAQTDGEITILHARSVAEDVRFIIAGEDAYNGQVKIENGNLIKEDIEVVGKSLVHSAALTSLAFANGYFGDYGQYIIPITLLMFAFSTAIAWSYYGDRAVVYLVGQKGVMPYRILYVAGFFWASFADTTLVWTASAVAIVLMTLPNLLGMILLHREMKSTVKSYWKDFGDADKKK from the coding sequence TTGGAAGCGCTCAACAATTTTTTGCTTTGGATTGACGGGTTTTTAGGCTCTGCAGCCTATTTCCCGTTTCTTTTGCTCGGTGTGGGATTATTTTTCTCACTGTATCTTGGTTTTCCTCAGGTACGCTATTTCAGACATGCCTGGAGAGTACTGGCCGGCAAATTCGATAAAAAAGACTCACAAGGTGATACCAGTCACTTCCAGGCCTTATCGACCGCGTTATCAGGTACTGTAGGTACCGGTAATATTGGTGGTGTTGCACTTGCGATATTCCTGGGTGGCCCGGCGGCTATTTTCTGGATGTGGATGACGGCATTCCTTGGTATGACCACGAAGTTTGTCGAAGTGACCTTGTCACATAAATACCGTGTAAAAACCGAAGATGGCACTATGGCTGGCGGACCAATGTACTACATGGATCGCCGCCTTAATATGAAATGGTTAGCGGTTATCTTTGCCATTGCGACTATTGTTAGTTCCTTTGGCACCGGAAATATGCCGCAAATTAATAACATTGCGCAGTCAATGGAACAGACTTTCTCAATTGATCCGGTCTGGACAGGGGCTATCCTCTCTATTTTACTGGCAATGGTCATTATTGGTGGCATCAAGCGAATAGCAGCGGTTACCTCGAAAATTGTTCCTATTATGGGAATTGTTTATGTCATTGGTTCTTTGAGCGTTATTTTCTTCAATATCGATAATATAGGCTCATCTTTCGTTTCTATTTTCACTGACGCTTTCACCGGTTCAGCGGCGGCAGGCGGCTTCCTTGGCGCCAGCTTCGCCTATGCGTTTAACCGTGGTGTAAACCGTGGCTTATTCTCGAACGAAGCGGGCCAGGGTTCTGCTCCAATTGCACACGCATCAGCTAAAGCCAAAGATCCTGTTGCTGAAGGTTTGGTTTCAATTCTTGAGCCTTTCCTGGATACCATCCTAATCTGTACCTTAACCGGTCTGGTTATTCTGTCTTCCGGAGTTTGGACTGAGAAGTTTGAAAATAACTTTGCCAGAAGCGATCTGGACTTCGTTGTTGGTGAGTACAATGACGTTGACAAAGAAGATCGCCAGGAGCTTTACAGATACCTGAACGACTACGACGACACTGAAATCAAACGCTATTCGGGTACGCTGAATGTTGTTGATGGTAAGGCGCAGACTGATGGTGAAATCACTATTTTGCATGCGCGCTCGGTTGCTGAAGACGTGCGTTTCATTATTGCCGGAGAAGATGCTTACAATGGTCAGGTGAAAATTGAAAATGGCAACTTGATTAAAGAAGACATCGAAGTTGTCGGAAAATCACTAGTGCATTCCGCAGCTCTAACCTCACTGGCTTTTGCTAATGGGTATTTCGGAGACTATGGGCAGTACATTATTCCTATTACCTTATTGATGTTTGCCTTTTCAACGGCTATTGCCTGGTCTTATTACGGTGACAGGGCGGTTGTTTATCTGGTCGGCCAAAAGGGTGTTATGCCTTACCGTATACTTTATGTCGCAGGCTTTTTCTGGGCGTCATTTGCAGATACCACCTTAGTTTGGACAGCTTCTGCTGTCGCTATTGTCTTAATGACATTACCTAACTTACTAGGTATGATTTTGCTGCACCGGGAAATGAAATCAACGGTTAAGTCTTATTGGAAAGACTTTGGTGATGCCGACAAGAAAAAGTAA
- the proQ gene encoding RNA chaperone ProQ, translating into MSEPEKLTKSKDVIAYLAEQFPDCFTIKGDAKPLKIGIFEDLAKRLEDDDKVSKTRLRTALRHYTNSWRYLYSVKTGAQRVNLDGEQVEAVTEEHQQHAQETLKESKAKVAEKNKATNKAAAKKAPAKDKPENTAKAKPKTAKKPAKPKVKLADVELNKLSVGQQVQVKAGNTPMSATVLELDKDDVQVQLQNGLIMKVKADKIFLRA; encoded by the coding sequence ATGAGTGAACCTGAAAAGCTGACGAAAAGTAAAGATGTCATTGCCTATTTAGCCGAACAGTTTCCAGACTGTTTTACTATTAAAGGCGATGCCAAACCTTTAAAAATTGGTATTTTTGAGGATTTGGCGAAACGCCTTGAGGACGATGACAAAGTAAGTAAAACACGTTTAAGAACGGCTCTGCGCCATTACACCAATAGCTGGCGGTATCTATACAGCGTTAAAACGGGTGCTCAGCGAGTGAATTTAGACGGCGAGCAGGTAGAAGCTGTTACAGAAGAACATCAGCAGCATGCACAAGAGACTTTAAAAGAATCTAAAGCTAAAGTTGCAGAGAAAAACAAAGCAACCAACAAGGCTGCCGCTAAAAAAGCTCCGGCTAAAGATAAACCTGAAAATACAGCAAAAGCTAAACCGAAAACCGCAAAAAAACCGGCCAAACCAAAAGTTAAATTGGCTGATGTGGAACTCAACAAGCTTTCTGTTGGTCAACAGGTTCAGGTAAAAGCGGGGAACACCCCCATGTCAGCAACAGTTTTAGAGCTGGACAAGGACGACGTTCAAGTTCAGTTGCAAAACGGTTTAATTATGAAAGTAAAAGCAGATAAGATTTTTCTGCGCGCTTAG
- a CDS encoding glyceraldehyde-3-phosphate dehydrogenase — MNSNQQDPTLSSWQERQEFAEQMQPLLGKLYRNFGVEILVYGRSLLNVSTINIIKAHRLILRHEGQKVRLRESFPFLQAMAELKLSPARVDLGKLAYGYLFGDKADGLSVTDYVKRELADIIDSEDNIEPRDVVLYGFGRIGRLLARQLIERNGGNNKMRLRAIVVRGGRDGDLEKRASLLRRDSIHGLFNGSITVDHDSQSIKANGTSIKVIYSNGPDQVDYTQYGINNAIVIDNTGIWKDEDGLGLHLKSKGVDKVLLTAPSKGDIKNIVFGVNDKMIEDSDKIVSAASCTTNAITPVLKAINDEFGIRNGHVETVHSYTNDQNLIDNYHTAERRGRSAPLNMVITSTGAAKAVAKALPEMAGKLTGNAIRVPTPNVSMAIMNLNFEKSTSRDELNDYLRQVSLHSELANQIDYTASTEIVSSDLVGSRHAGVVDSQATIVEDDRAVLYVWYDNEFGYSCQVIRVAEAMAGLKVPNLPK, encoded by the coding sequence ATGAACTCTAACCAGCAAGATCCAACCTTATCAAGTTGGCAGGAACGTCAGGAATTCGCCGAGCAAATGCAACCTTTGCTTGGGAAGTTGTACCGGAACTTCGGTGTTGAAATTTTGGTTTATGGCCGTTCATTACTGAACGTATCGACCATTAATATTATTAAGGCACACCGTCTTATTCTTCGCCACGAAGGGCAGAAAGTTCGTTTACGCGAAAGCTTTCCGTTCTTGCAGGCTATGGCAGAGCTGAAACTGTCCCCGGCACGCGTTGATTTGGGCAAACTGGCCTATGGCTACTTGTTTGGAGATAAAGCTGATGGTTTGTCGGTTACAGATTACGTCAAACGTGAGTTAGCGGACATCATTGATTCAGAAGATAATATCGAACCTCGCGACGTGGTTTTATATGGTTTTGGACGGATAGGGCGCTTATTGGCTCGTCAGTTAATTGAACGTAATGGTGGCAACAATAAAATGCGCTTACGTGCCATTGTTGTTCGTGGCGGTCGCGATGGTGATTTAGAAAAGCGGGCAAGTTTACTGCGTCGTGACTCAATCCATGGTTTATTCAATGGTTCAATAACCGTTGATCACGATAGCCAGAGCATAAAAGCTAACGGTACCAGTATTAAAGTGATTTACTCTAATGGACCGGACCAAGTGGATTATACCCAGTACGGTATTAATAACGCGATTGTTATCGATAATACCGGTATCTGGAAAGATGAAGATGGCCTGGGTCTGCACCTGAAATCAAAAGGTGTTGATAAAGTGCTTCTGACGGCCCCGTCAAAAGGTGATATCAAGAATATCGTGTTTGGCGTGAACGATAAAATGATCGAAGACAGTGATAAAATTGTTTCTGCAGCAAGCTGCACAACCAATGCAATTACTCCTGTGCTCAAAGCAATAAATGACGAGTTTGGTATTCGTAATGGTCACGTAGAAACGGTTCACTCGTACACTAACGATCAGAACCTGATTGATAACTATCATACTGCAGAACGTCGCGGTCGCTCAGCGCCTCTGAACATGGTTATTACCTCTACCGGAGCGGCTAAAGCCGTTGCTAAAGCGCTTCCTGAAATGGCGGGTAAACTGACAGGTAATGCCATTCGCGTACCGACCCCGAATGTGTCAATGGCAATAATGAATCTGAACTTTGAAAAGTCGACAAGTCGCGATGAATTAAACGATTATCTGCGTCAGGTTTCTTTGCATTCAGAATTGGCTAACCAAATTGATTACACTGCTTCGACTGAAATCGTTTCTTCAGACTTAGTGGGTTCACGTCATGCTGGTGTAGTTGACTCTCAGGCAACAATAGTTGAAGACGACAGAGCCGTGCTGTACGTTTGGTATGATAACGAATTTGGTTATAGTTGCCAGGTTATTCGTGTGGCTGAAGCTATGGCCGGACTTAAGGTTCCTAATTTACCAAAATAA